ttactaaatttttttttgggtgTGTTTCTCGATTGCACACCTTTTTATGTAGAATTTCTTTGTCTTTATATagaatgatatttttttgtacGAGCTCTGTGTTTCGTAGAAAATGACATCATATACTTTAAGAAAATATTCAATAAAATAACTCTTActacaaaaaattttgaaaatcacCTGTGGAAAAATTCCTATTCTTATTAATGCTACCATGGTCACAAATCCAAAAATCTCTGACAAATCCGAAAAACCAAGGAAAAACAGACCGCaagtaataaaagaaaaattgataatGAAGCAGGACTCTTGTTTTAAAGTaggtttttgtttaaaagtaagTCACCAACAGTTCCTTCTAAAacattcaaaacaaaacaaacgatACACAAGCCCACAAatgaagaaacaaacaaacaaacaaaaaataaaaaataataacaaaatccaTTATACAGTCTCTGTGCTTAAGAAGAAGAAAACGCGGCAGATGTTCATAACTTTTATGACGCTATTGTtaagcatgttaattttatcAATGGGAATTTGTGTTATAGCCAGGTATCTACACTTTTGTTCGACAATgtacaaaaatgtttcattatcATTATTACTGAATGATTAGTTTCACATCTTCTGTCTTGAATATCAGCTACCATGGTTTGTGTGGTTACTATAAGCAGGACAAACTCAATATTATTGTTAACCTTCCCAACTTTGGCCATGTTCTGCAATTTATCAGCAATCAAAAGGGCAAACGCATTATTTTTGTTCAAGTTTTGCGACCTTGGCCACGTTTTTCAGTTTAGCAGCAGTTAAAAGGACATGATGGGAGACATTCTCGTTTGCAACCTTCGGAGCATGTTGTTGTGGTGGAATTTGTTGTGCTCCCTTTCAAAACATTTGATTTAGTTCTTAATAAACCTATTAGGTTATCTAGTTGGTTCTTAGTGTGCAACAAAGATTCAGTGTCTGGCATGTTAAGTAGTTTGGCTAATTTATCCAGCTTTGGGCCAGAATATTTAAGGTTCGGGctgtttgttatatttttgtagCTGTCAGATACAGACGTTAATGGGGCTGTCCATGGTGAATCCTTAATCCCACTATTTTGGGAAGTACTAAATGTTCGAGTACAGCATTCAAAATTGCATGAAGGGTAACAGAATTGTTTACAAGAAGTCGCGCAGTAGCCTTTCCCATGATGCTTTGAGTGATGTTTTTGAAGGTTGTGATTCGATGAGTCCGACGCCTCTACTTTTTCGTCTACCTTTTGGTTAAGGGCGTCGAGATTTTCAGAAAGCTCCATTTTATCGGCAGACAATGCTGTTGATTCATGTGACTTGGTtaattttttctccttttttaaaAGCGAATCTTTCACGTGTGGGTCATCTTCGATTTCAACTTTAAGTTTGGGTTTTGAGGATAATAGCTTTTGGTATGGAGAATCAGCTTCCCTCTCTAACTCTGCTTTGCTTTTAGATTTAACAACTTTCTCGGTTTCATCTGAATCGTTTTGAGATTTTTCGAACGCCTCAGATGAGGAGGCAGAAGACGAGGAAAAAGAAGaatctttttgaaattttaatgaTTTATGTTTTTGCGTATTCTTTCCTTTATTTGGTATTTCATCTTGCAATTTAACTAATTTTTCCAAAATCTGAATGTTCTGCAAACGGTCGTCATTTTTCTCTTTCATGATATGTTTCTTTTCCTTCTTTTggttcttttttgtttgaactCTATTTGGCTTGTCATCAATAAATTGAAAACCTTCAACAGCGTGCTTTTTCTCTGACGGCCGAGTGTTCACCTTTTCAATgaatttttcaagttttttatacTCGCGTTGCGTCGTTTCCATCGATTTCAACAGCTTCTTTAAATCGAAATTCTCTGGCAAGGTTAATGCGTTGCTTTTCGGCTTCATcttgtttcgttttgtttttctcGCGCGACAGCATTCAAATTTACAAGATGGTAGACACCTGTGCTTACAGGAATCGTGACAGACAAACCCAACTTCAAGATCTTTGTCTTTTAAGATTTGTTctaagaaataaacaaaaaaaacacaaaattagcGCGAAATGGATCACACAAATCACATAACTTAAAATTCAAGGAAATTTATATTAGAATATACATAACTTTAGGTAGATAACAAAAGTGCCGAAATGATTGTTAAAGGTCCCAGAACAAAAATGTAACAAAGGCCTTCAGTGGAATTCAGTTTTAAGTAAATATCTTACGAAATAAGCATTCTTCGCTGACTAATTAAAAACTTACAATGATATAGTGTGTGTTCGAGGGGCTATAACTAGTCCGTAGGGGACAAAAAATGTTGCAGATACCATTTGCGTATGAgtatgttttttcaaaattatagcCCCCTCGCTTTTTTACTGTTGTGATTTTTATATGAGAGATTACCTAATCGTTCCAGTTTTGATTGTAGACGTCTATTGGTCTCAAGAGATTTCGAAGCATCGTCCTTAGGATTGCAACATGCGCATGACGGCAAACACGTGACCAAACAGTGTGGGTGACAAAAATCTAAGTAAGAACAACTACTATAAGACAATGGCCAAACACACTACAGATCACTAAGTAGGTAAACACGTGTGTAATTTATGTTCACCTTTTAGAGGATGGTAACAATAAAAGTCAACAGTTAGCGTTGAgggtaataataaataaaataagactTCGTGCCCCTTTAAACCAGAAAAATGAGGAATTTTAGGCCAAATGATAATTGATTTCGAATTCTCCTTTGTCTAGATACGTATACACGTGCTCTTTTATTCGAAAGATGCAAGATTTTTCCAAGGTGGGGCAGGTGAGCTTTGATGTTTTTGCTAAAGAAGAATTTTTGTACTAATTTTAGTGAGTACGCGAAAAGTTTTATTATTGCGCAAAATATAGTTTGCAGCAATTACGCTCACAGAAGCTCACGCGAAACTTAATATACGCTACAATTTTTGATACACACtcattttcatatatttttaattaccttattatttattcaattgTTGGCGGGGCGTTTCTTTGGTGTAGGGGCGTTTCTTCAGGGTAAGGGTCATCCTTTAGTGTAGGAAAAAGGGTGTTTACTTCAGC
This DNA window, taken from Hydractinia symbiolongicarpus strain clone_291-10 chromosome 15, HSymV2.1, whole genome shotgun sequence, encodes the following:
- the LOC130629155 gene encoding uncharacterized protein LOC130629155 isoform X1 encodes the protein MRYFIFYLFLIVYLGEVEITQTISDEDFCHPHCLVTCLPSCACCNPKDDASKSLETNRRLQSKLERLEQILKDKDLEVGFVCHDSCKHRCLPSCKFECCRARKTKRNKMKPKSNALTLPENFDLKKLLKSMETTQREYKKLEKFIEKVNTRPSEKKHAVEGFQFIDDKPNRVQTKKNQKKEKKHIMKEKNDDRLQNIQILEKLVKLQDEIPNKGKNTQKHKSLKFQKDSSFSSSSASSSEAFEKSQNDSDETEKVVKSKSKAELEREADSPYQKLLSSKPKLKVEIEDDPHVKDSLLKKEKKLTKSHESTALSADKMELSENLDALNQKVDEKVEASDSSNHNLQKHHSKHHGKGYCATSCKQFCYPSCNFECCTRTFSTSQNSGIKDSPWTAPLTSVSDSYKNITNSPNLKYSGPKLDKLAKLLNMPDTESLLHTKNQLDNLIGLLRTKSNVLKGSTTNSTTTTCSEGCKRECLPSCPFNCC
- the LOC130629155 gene encoding uncharacterized protein LOC130629155 isoform X2 produces the protein MRYFIFYLFLIVYLGEVEITQTISDEEQILKDKDLEVGFVCHDSCKHRCLPSCKFECCRARKTKRNKMKPKSNALTLPENFDLKKLLKSMETTQREYKKLEKFIEKVNTRPSEKKHAVEGFQFIDDKPNRVQTKKNQKKEKKHIMKEKNDDRLQNIQILEKLVKLQDEIPNKGKNTQKHKSLKFQKDSSFSSSSASSSEAFEKSQNDSDETEKVVKSKSKAELEREADSPYQKLLSSKPKLKVEIEDDPHVKDSLLKKEKKLTKSHESTALSADKMELSENLDALNQKVDEKVEASDSSNHNLQKHHSKHHGKGYCATSCKQFCYPSCNFECCTRTFSTSQNSGIKDSPWTAPLTSVSDSYKNITNSPNLKYSGPKLDKLAKLLNMPDTESLLHTKNQLDNLIGLLRTKSNVLKGSTTNSTTTTCSEGCKRECLPSCPFNCC